Proteins from one Hoplias malabaricus isolate fHopMal1 chromosome 2, fHopMal1.hap1, whole genome shotgun sequence genomic window:
- the LOC136679667 gene encoding solute carrier family 25 member 45 isoform X2, which produces MPFVEFIAGWISGAIGLAVGHPMDTIKVRLQTQSIYKGIFHCVMQTYRHEGSQHKERNPDKKASLWSIYIAGCFSGLMQVLITAPIDLVKVRLQSQHTSHLERDGAKYRGPMHCVAVIFKEDGVRGLFRGMWALTLRDVPCFGLYFLPYELTCRMLTEKGKQPSMHVILVAGGIAGVVTWACATPMDVVKARLQMSGAGGRLYKGTLHCITASLQEEGIWVFFKGLLLNSLRAFPVNAVTFLSYEMLIRAMTASSTGCAQD; this is translated from the exons ATGCCCTTTGTGGAGTTCATTGCAGGATGGATTTCAG GAGCTATAGGGTTGGCTGTTGGACACCCCATGGATACAATAAAG GTGCGACTTCAAACCCAGTCCATATACAAAGGGATATTTCACTGTGTGATGCAAACCTACCGGCATGAAGGG TCCCAACACAAGGAGCGTAACCCAGACAAAAAAGCATCACTGTGGTCCATCTACATTGCTGGATGCTTCTCTGGATTGATGCAG GTGCTGATCACAGCCCCAATCGACCTGGTGAAGGTGCGTCTTCAGAGTCAGCATActagtcacctggagcgggatgGGGCTAAGTACCGTGGCCCCATGCACTGTGTGGCTGTCATCTTCAAGGAAGATGGAGTGAGGGGTTTATTCAGGGGCATGTGGGCTCTAACCCTGCGTGACGTTCCCTGCTTTGGCCTTTACTTCCTTCCCTATGAACTCACCTGCAGGATGCTGACAGAGAAAGGAAAGCAGCCTA GTATGCATGTTATATTAGTGGCTGGAGGAATCGCGGGTGTGGTGACCTGGGCGTGTGCCACCCCAATGGATGTAGTGAAGGCTCGACTGCAGATGTCCGGTGCAGGCGGCCGGCTTTATAAAGGGACCTTGCACTGTATCACTGCTAGTCTACAGGAAGAAGGCATATGGGTGTTCTTCAAAGGTCTGCTACTGAACAGCTTGCGAGCCTTCCCTGTCAATGCTGTGACTTTCCTAAGCTATGAGATGTTAATTAGGGCCATGACTGCTTCCTCCACAGGATGTGCTCAGGACTAA
- the LOC136679667 gene encoding solute carrier family 25 member 45 isoform X1 gives MPFVEFIAGWISGAIGLAVGHPMDTIKVRLQTQSIYKGIFHCVMQTYRHEGFHGFLKGMSFPVLSVAVSNSVVFGSYSNALNYLTQSQHKERNPDKKASLWSIYIAGCFSGLMQVLITAPIDLVKVRLQSQHTSHLERDGAKYRGPMHCVAVIFKEDGVRGLFRGMWALTLRDVPCFGLYFLPYELTCRMLTEKGKQPSMHVILVAGGIAGVVTWACATPMDVVKARLQMSGAGGRLYKGTLHCITASLQEEGIWVFFKGLLLNSLRAFPVNAVTFLSYEMLIRAMTASSTGCAQD, from the exons ATGCCCTTTGTGGAGTTCATTGCAGGATGGATTTCAG GAGCTATAGGGTTGGCTGTTGGACACCCCATGGATACAATAAAG GTGCGACTTCAAACCCAGTCCATATACAAAGGGATATTTCACTGTGTGATGCAAACCTACCGGCATGAAGGG TTTCATGGTTTCCTCAAAGGCATGTCTTTCCCTGTTCTCTCGGTTGCTGTGAGCAACTCTGTTGTCTTCGGTTCCTATAGCAATGCCTTGAATTACCTCACACAGTCCCAACACAAGGAGCGTAACCCAGACAAAAAAGCATCACTGTGGTCCATCTACATTGCTGGATGCTTCTCTGGATTGATGCAG GTGCTGATCACAGCCCCAATCGACCTGGTGAAGGTGCGTCTTCAGAGTCAGCATActagtcacctggagcgggatgGGGCTAAGTACCGTGGCCCCATGCACTGTGTGGCTGTCATCTTCAAGGAAGATGGAGTGAGGGGTTTATTCAGGGGCATGTGGGCTCTAACCCTGCGTGACGTTCCCTGCTTTGGCCTTTACTTCCTTCCCTATGAACTCACCTGCAGGATGCTGACAGAGAAAGGAAAGCAGCCTA GTATGCATGTTATATTAGTGGCTGGAGGAATCGCGGGTGTGGTGACCTGGGCGTGTGCCACCCCAATGGATGTAGTGAAGGCTCGACTGCAGATGTCCGGTGCAGGCGGCCGGCTTTATAAAGGGACCTTGCACTGTATCACTGCTAGTCTACAGGAAGAAGGCATATGGGTGTTCTTCAAAGGTCTGCTACTGAACAGCTTGCGAGCCTTCCCTGTCAATGCTGTGACTTTCCTAAGCTATGAGATGTTAATTAGGGCCATGACTGCTTCCTCCACAGGATGTGCTCAGGACTAA
- the LOC136679667 gene encoding solute carrier family 25 member 45 isoform X3 has translation MPFVEFIAGWISGAIGLAVGHPMDTIKVRLQTQSIYKGIFHCVMQTYRHEGVLITAPIDLVKVRLQSQHTSHLERDGAKYRGPMHCVAVIFKEDGVRGLFRGMWALTLRDVPCFGLYFLPYELTCRMLTEKGKQPSMHVILVAGGIAGVVTWACATPMDVVKARLQMSGAGGRLYKGTLHCITASLQEEGIWVFFKGLLLNSLRAFPVNAVTFLSYEMLIRAMTASSTGCAQD, from the exons ATGCCCTTTGTGGAGTTCATTGCAGGATGGATTTCAG GAGCTATAGGGTTGGCTGTTGGACACCCCATGGATACAATAAAG GTGCGACTTCAAACCCAGTCCATATACAAAGGGATATTTCACTGTGTGATGCAAACCTACCGGCATGAAGGG GTGCTGATCACAGCCCCAATCGACCTGGTGAAGGTGCGTCTTCAGAGTCAGCATActagtcacctggagcgggatgGGGCTAAGTACCGTGGCCCCATGCACTGTGTGGCTGTCATCTTCAAGGAAGATGGAGTGAGGGGTTTATTCAGGGGCATGTGGGCTCTAACCCTGCGTGACGTTCCCTGCTTTGGCCTTTACTTCCTTCCCTATGAACTCACCTGCAGGATGCTGACAGAGAAAGGAAAGCAGCCTA GTATGCATGTTATATTAGTGGCTGGAGGAATCGCGGGTGTGGTGACCTGGGCGTGTGCCACCCCAATGGATGTAGTGAAGGCTCGACTGCAGATGTCCGGTGCAGGCGGCCGGCTTTATAAAGGGACCTTGCACTGTATCACTGCTAGTCTACAGGAAGAAGGCATATGGGTGTTCTTCAAAGGTCTGCTACTGAACAGCTTGCGAGCCTTCCCTGTCAATGCTGTGACTTTCCTAAGCTATGAGATGTTAATTAGGGCCATGACTGCTTCCTCCACAGGATGTGCTCAGGACTAA
- the LOC136679667 gene encoding solute carrier family 25 member 45 isoform X4, which translates to MKGNALNYLTQSQHKERNPDKKASLWSIYIAGCFSGLMQVLITAPIDLVKVRLQSQHTSHLERDGAKYRGPMHCVAVIFKEDGVRGLFRGMWALTLRDVPCFGLYFLPYELTCRMLTEKGKQPSMHVILVAGGIAGVVTWACATPMDVVKARLQMSGAGGRLYKGTLHCITASLQEEGIWVFFKGLLLNSLRAFPVNAVTFLSYEMLIRAMTASSTGCAQD; encoded by the exons ATGAAGGG CAATGCCTTGAATTACCTCACACAGTCCCAACACAAGGAGCGTAACCCAGACAAAAAAGCATCACTGTGGTCCATCTACATTGCTGGATGCTTCTCTGGATTGATGCAG GTGCTGATCACAGCCCCAATCGACCTGGTGAAGGTGCGTCTTCAGAGTCAGCATActagtcacctggagcgggatgGGGCTAAGTACCGTGGCCCCATGCACTGTGTGGCTGTCATCTTCAAGGAAGATGGAGTGAGGGGTTTATTCAGGGGCATGTGGGCTCTAACCCTGCGTGACGTTCCCTGCTTTGGCCTTTACTTCCTTCCCTATGAACTCACCTGCAGGATGCTGACAGAGAAAGGAAAGCAGCCTA GTATGCATGTTATATTAGTGGCTGGAGGAATCGCGGGTGTGGTGACCTGGGCGTGTGCCACCCCAATGGATGTAGTGAAGGCTCGACTGCAGATGTCCGGTGCAGGCGGCCGGCTTTATAAAGGGACCTTGCACTGTATCACTGCTAGTCTACAGGAAGAAGGCATATGGGTGTTCTTCAAAGGTCTGCTACTGAACAGCTTGCGAGCCTTCCCTGTCAATGCTGTGACTTTCCTAAGCTATGAGATGTTAATTAGGGCCATGACTGCTTCCTCCACAGGATGTGCTCAGGACTAA
- the ganaba gene encoding neutral alpha-glucosidase AB isoform X1: MAPSSDRMVPLLLTLLFLCLGGEAVDRSNFKTCEQSSFCKRQRELKPGQSPYRALLDTLELSDSRITLQLINDNNKVRLLLELYRLQGNMTRVKINELKPIKPRYEVPDVLITDPPTEPMTLVAQDENGVVLSLGVDEQRLIVNARPFRLDIVEGPKVLVSLNSRGLLAFEHLRLRKDTISHKITSTVGSMWDSIKSVFSSKHDSENGGGSENEEQGEDEDIQPVKEEDDKPGMWEETFKTHSDSKPSGPSSISLDFSLPGVDNVYGIPEHADTLKLKSTDGGEPYRLYNLDVFQYELNNLMALYGAVPVIISHNTERTMGLFWLNAAETWVDISSSSTGNTVLGKMMDLVQGSNEAPHTNIRWISESGIIDVFVMFGPRPNDVFAQYASLTGTQAFPPLSTLGYHQCRWNYNDQVDVKAVDEGFDEYDIPYDFIWLDIEHTDGKRYFTWDPNKFAQPKKMLQGLMDKRRNMVAIVDPHIKVDSGYKIHNDIRSKSFYVKNKDGGDYEGWCWPGSSGYPDFSNPEMRTWWASKFAYDQYEGSMENLYTWNDMNEPSVFNGPEVTMHKDATHGSWEHRDLHNIYGLYVQMATSEGLIKRSGGTERPFVLTRAFFAGSQRYGAVWTGDNAAEWGHLKVSIPMCLSLGLVGISFCGADVGGFFKHPGTELLVRWYQAGAYQPFFRAHAHLDTPRREPWLFGPDNTALIREAIRQRYTLLPYWYQLFYNAHRTGQPVMRALWIEFPEEPETFAIEDEYLLGRDLLVHPVTDEGAKGVTVYFPGKREVWYDVHTFQKHKGAQNLYIPVTMSSIPVFQRGGSIISRKDRVRRSSACMENDPYTLYVALNPQGTAEGEIYIDDFHTFNFEKEKQFIHRRLHFSDNTLSSSNLDPDSKFTTAAWIEKVIILGASRPTSISMKTADGTESDVEFEFDSATSVLTLRKPGVNAGADWTVLLK, translated from the exons ATGGCGCCTTCCAGTGACAG GATGGTGCCTCTGCTTCTCACACTGCTTTTTCTTTGCCTTGGTGGTGAGGCTGTGGATCGAAGCAACTTTAAAACATGCGAACAGAGTTCCTTTTGCAA ACGTCAAAGAGAGCTGAAACCGGGTCAGTCTCCATACAGAGCTCTATTAGACACTCTAGAGCTCAGTGACTCCAGGATCACACTGCAGCTCATAAATGACAACAACAAG gtgcgTCTGCTGCTGGAGTTGTACAGGCTGCAGGGCAACATGACGCGTGTCAAAATCAATGAGCTTAAACCTATCAAACCTCGGTACGAGGTTCCTGATGTCctcatcactgatccacccacTGAACC AATGACGTTGGTGGCCCAAGATGAGAACGGCGTGGTCCTCTCTCTCGGGGTTGATGAGCAAAGGCTGATTGTCAATGCACGGCCATTTCGCCTTGATATTGTGGAGGGACCCAAAGTGCTGGTTTCCCTCAACTCCCGTGGTCTGTTGGCTTTTGAGCACCTTCGTCTGCGCAAGGACAC CATCTCACATAAAATAACTAGCACGGTCGGTAGCATGTGGGACTCGATCAAGAGCGTTTTCTCTAG taaacATGACTCAGAAAATGGTGGTGGATCAGAGAATGAAGAGCAAGGAGAAgatgag GATATACAGCCTGTGAAAGAAGAAGATGATAAACCGGGCATGTGGGAAGAGACGTTTAAAACCCACAGTGATTCAAAACCCAgtg GTCCATCGTCTATTAGTTTGGACTTCTCTTTACCTGGTGTGGACAATGTATATGGCATTCCAGAACATGCAGACACACTTAAACTCAAAAGTACAGA TGGGGGTGAACCTTATCGACTGTACAATCTAGATGTTTTCCAGTATGAGCTGAATAACCTCATGGCTCTTTATGGTGCCGTGCCTGTCATCATATCCCACAATACTGAACGCACCATGGGTCTCTTCTGGCTTAATGCAGCTGAAACATGGGTGGACATCAGCTCTAGCTCGACAGGAAAT ACGGTTTTAGGGAAGATGATGGACTTGGTTCAGGGGTCAAATGAAGccccacacacaaatatacgCTGGATCTCTGAGAGCGGTATCATTGATGTTTTTGTCATGTTTGGACCCAGACCCAATGACGTATTTGCACAGTATGCCTCACTGACAG GCACCCAGGCTTTTCCCCCTCTTTCCACACTTGGTTACCACCAGTGCCGATGGAACTACAATGACCAGGTGGATGTGAAGGCTGTCGACGAGGGATTTGATGAGTATGACATCCCTTATGACTTCATCTGGCTGGACATTGAGCACACTGATGGCAAACGTTATTTCACCTGGGACCCTAACAAATTTGCTCAGCCTAAAAAGATGCTGCAGGGGCTTATGGACAAGAGACGCAAT ATGGTTGCCATCGTAGATCCTCACATTAAGGTGGACAGTGGCTACAAAATTCACAATGACATTCGCTCCAAAAGCTTTTATGTCAAGAACAAAGATGGAGGGGACTACGAGGGATGGTGCTGGCCAG GAAGCTCTGGCTATCCCGATTTCTCCAACCCAGAAATGAGAACCTGGTGGGCCAGCAAGTTTGCCTACGACCAGTACGAG GGATCCATGGAAAACCTCTATACGTGGAACGATATGAACGAGCCATCAGTGTTCAACGGGCCAGAGGTTACCATGCATAAAGATGCCACACATGGCAGCTGGGAGCACAGGGACCTGCACAACATATATGGACTCTATGTG CAAATGGCAACCTCTGAAGGCCTGATCAAGCGCTCTGGTGGCACAGAAAGACCATTTGTTCTCACCAGAGCCTTTTTTGCAGGATCTCAGCGCTATG GGGCAGTGTGGACTGGAGATAATGCAGCCGAGTGGGGCCATCTAAAGGTCTCCATCCCCATGTGTCTGAGCCTAGGCTTAGTTGGCATTTCTTTCTGTGGTG CTGATGTTGGAGGTTTCTTTAAGCATCCTGGAACTGAGTTGCTAGTGCGCTGGTACCAGGCAGGTGCATACCAGCCTTTCTTCCGAGCCCATGCCCACCTGGACACTCCACGGCGTGAGCCCTGGCTCTTTGGCCCAGACAACACAGCTTTGATTCGAGAGGCAATTCGCCAGAGGTACACTCTCCTACCCTATTGGTACCAGCTCTTCTACAATGCACATCGAACTGGCCAGCCAGTCATGAG GGCTCTGTGGATAGAATTTCCTGAAGAACCAGAAACATTTGCCATTGAGGATGAATATCTGCTTG GTAGAGATCTTCTGGTCCACCCAGTTACTGATGAGGGTGCAAAGGGGGTCACAGTTTACTTCCCTGGAAAAAGAGAG GTTTGGTATGATGTACACACGTTCCAGAAACACAAGGGAGCTCAAAATCTCTACATTCCGGTTACCATGAGCTCA ATCCCAGTGTTTCAGCGAGGTGGCTCCATCATCAGCAGGAAAGACCGTGTGAGGAGGTCCTCTGCCTGTATGGAGAATGACCCTTACACCCTCTATGTGGCCCTAAATCCTCAG ggcacagctgaaggagaaatCTACATTGATGACTTCCACACCTTCAACTTTGAGAAAGAAAAGCAGTTTATTCACAGGCGTCTCCACTTTTCTGATAATACACTTTCCTCCAG TAATCTAGATCCAGACTCTAAATTCACTACAGCAGCATGGATAGAGAAGGTGATAATTCTTGGAGCTTCTCGCCCCACCTCTATCTCCATGAAAACTGCAG ATGGCACCGAGTCTGATGTGGAGTTTGAGTTTGATTCTGCAACGTCAGTGTTGACTTTACGCAAACCAGGGGTCAATGCAGGGGCAGACTGGACTGTGCTCCtgaagtaa
- the ganaba gene encoding neutral alpha-glucosidase AB isoform X2: MAPSSDRMVPLLLTLLFLCLGGEAVDRSNFKTCEQSSFCKRQRELKPGQSPYRALLDTLELSDSRITLQLINDNNKVRLLLELYRLQGNMTRVKINELKPIKPRYEVPDVLITDPPTEPMTLVAQDENGVVLSLGVDEQRLIVNARPFRLDIVEGPKVLVSLNSRGLLAFEHLRLRKDTKHDSENGGGSENEEQGEDEDIQPVKEEDDKPGMWEETFKTHSDSKPSGPSSISLDFSLPGVDNVYGIPEHADTLKLKSTDGGEPYRLYNLDVFQYELNNLMALYGAVPVIISHNTERTMGLFWLNAAETWVDISSSSTGNTVLGKMMDLVQGSNEAPHTNIRWISESGIIDVFVMFGPRPNDVFAQYASLTGTQAFPPLSTLGYHQCRWNYNDQVDVKAVDEGFDEYDIPYDFIWLDIEHTDGKRYFTWDPNKFAQPKKMLQGLMDKRRNMVAIVDPHIKVDSGYKIHNDIRSKSFYVKNKDGGDYEGWCWPGSSGYPDFSNPEMRTWWASKFAYDQYEGSMENLYTWNDMNEPSVFNGPEVTMHKDATHGSWEHRDLHNIYGLYVQMATSEGLIKRSGGTERPFVLTRAFFAGSQRYGAVWTGDNAAEWGHLKVSIPMCLSLGLVGISFCGADVGGFFKHPGTELLVRWYQAGAYQPFFRAHAHLDTPRREPWLFGPDNTALIREAIRQRYTLLPYWYQLFYNAHRTGQPVMRALWIEFPEEPETFAIEDEYLLGRDLLVHPVTDEGAKGVTVYFPGKREVWYDVHTFQKHKGAQNLYIPVTMSSIPVFQRGGSIISRKDRVRRSSACMENDPYTLYVALNPQGTAEGEIYIDDFHTFNFEKEKQFIHRRLHFSDNTLSSSNLDPDSKFTTAAWIEKVIILGASRPTSISMKTADGTESDVEFEFDSATSVLTLRKPGVNAGADWTVLLK; this comes from the exons ATGGCGCCTTCCAGTGACAG GATGGTGCCTCTGCTTCTCACACTGCTTTTTCTTTGCCTTGGTGGTGAGGCTGTGGATCGAAGCAACTTTAAAACATGCGAACAGAGTTCCTTTTGCAA ACGTCAAAGAGAGCTGAAACCGGGTCAGTCTCCATACAGAGCTCTATTAGACACTCTAGAGCTCAGTGACTCCAGGATCACACTGCAGCTCATAAATGACAACAACAAG gtgcgTCTGCTGCTGGAGTTGTACAGGCTGCAGGGCAACATGACGCGTGTCAAAATCAATGAGCTTAAACCTATCAAACCTCGGTACGAGGTTCCTGATGTCctcatcactgatccacccacTGAACC AATGACGTTGGTGGCCCAAGATGAGAACGGCGTGGTCCTCTCTCTCGGGGTTGATGAGCAAAGGCTGATTGTCAATGCACGGCCATTTCGCCTTGATATTGTGGAGGGACCCAAAGTGCTGGTTTCCCTCAACTCCCGTGGTCTGTTGGCTTTTGAGCACCTTCGTCTGCGCAAGGACAC taaacATGACTCAGAAAATGGTGGTGGATCAGAGAATGAAGAGCAAGGAGAAgatgag GATATACAGCCTGTGAAAGAAGAAGATGATAAACCGGGCATGTGGGAAGAGACGTTTAAAACCCACAGTGATTCAAAACCCAgtg GTCCATCGTCTATTAGTTTGGACTTCTCTTTACCTGGTGTGGACAATGTATATGGCATTCCAGAACATGCAGACACACTTAAACTCAAAAGTACAGA TGGGGGTGAACCTTATCGACTGTACAATCTAGATGTTTTCCAGTATGAGCTGAATAACCTCATGGCTCTTTATGGTGCCGTGCCTGTCATCATATCCCACAATACTGAACGCACCATGGGTCTCTTCTGGCTTAATGCAGCTGAAACATGGGTGGACATCAGCTCTAGCTCGACAGGAAAT ACGGTTTTAGGGAAGATGATGGACTTGGTTCAGGGGTCAAATGAAGccccacacacaaatatacgCTGGATCTCTGAGAGCGGTATCATTGATGTTTTTGTCATGTTTGGACCCAGACCCAATGACGTATTTGCACAGTATGCCTCACTGACAG GCACCCAGGCTTTTCCCCCTCTTTCCACACTTGGTTACCACCAGTGCCGATGGAACTACAATGACCAGGTGGATGTGAAGGCTGTCGACGAGGGATTTGATGAGTATGACATCCCTTATGACTTCATCTGGCTGGACATTGAGCACACTGATGGCAAACGTTATTTCACCTGGGACCCTAACAAATTTGCTCAGCCTAAAAAGATGCTGCAGGGGCTTATGGACAAGAGACGCAAT ATGGTTGCCATCGTAGATCCTCACATTAAGGTGGACAGTGGCTACAAAATTCACAATGACATTCGCTCCAAAAGCTTTTATGTCAAGAACAAAGATGGAGGGGACTACGAGGGATGGTGCTGGCCAG GAAGCTCTGGCTATCCCGATTTCTCCAACCCAGAAATGAGAACCTGGTGGGCCAGCAAGTTTGCCTACGACCAGTACGAG GGATCCATGGAAAACCTCTATACGTGGAACGATATGAACGAGCCATCAGTGTTCAACGGGCCAGAGGTTACCATGCATAAAGATGCCACACATGGCAGCTGGGAGCACAGGGACCTGCACAACATATATGGACTCTATGTG CAAATGGCAACCTCTGAAGGCCTGATCAAGCGCTCTGGTGGCACAGAAAGACCATTTGTTCTCACCAGAGCCTTTTTTGCAGGATCTCAGCGCTATG GGGCAGTGTGGACTGGAGATAATGCAGCCGAGTGGGGCCATCTAAAGGTCTCCATCCCCATGTGTCTGAGCCTAGGCTTAGTTGGCATTTCTTTCTGTGGTG CTGATGTTGGAGGTTTCTTTAAGCATCCTGGAACTGAGTTGCTAGTGCGCTGGTACCAGGCAGGTGCATACCAGCCTTTCTTCCGAGCCCATGCCCACCTGGACACTCCACGGCGTGAGCCCTGGCTCTTTGGCCCAGACAACACAGCTTTGATTCGAGAGGCAATTCGCCAGAGGTACACTCTCCTACCCTATTGGTACCAGCTCTTCTACAATGCACATCGAACTGGCCAGCCAGTCATGAG GGCTCTGTGGATAGAATTTCCTGAAGAACCAGAAACATTTGCCATTGAGGATGAATATCTGCTTG GTAGAGATCTTCTGGTCCACCCAGTTACTGATGAGGGTGCAAAGGGGGTCACAGTTTACTTCCCTGGAAAAAGAGAG GTTTGGTATGATGTACACACGTTCCAGAAACACAAGGGAGCTCAAAATCTCTACATTCCGGTTACCATGAGCTCA ATCCCAGTGTTTCAGCGAGGTGGCTCCATCATCAGCAGGAAAGACCGTGTGAGGAGGTCCTCTGCCTGTATGGAGAATGACCCTTACACCCTCTATGTGGCCCTAAATCCTCAG ggcacagctgaaggagaaatCTACATTGATGACTTCCACACCTTCAACTTTGAGAAAGAAAAGCAGTTTATTCACAGGCGTCTCCACTTTTCTGATAATACACTTTCCTCCAG TAATCTAGATCCAGACTCTAAATTCACTACAGCAGCATGGATAGAGAAGGTGATAATTCTTGGAGCTTCTCGCCCCACCTCTATCTCCATGAAAACTGCAG ATGGCACCGAGTCTGATGTGGAGTTTGAGTTTGATTCTGCAACGTCAGTGTTGACTTTACGCAAACCAGGGGTCAATGCAGGGGCAGACTGGACTGTGCTCCtgaagtaa